Below is a window of Yimella sp. cx-51 DNA.
GGTGCGCTCACCGATGCGCACCCAGTAGGCCGACGGCACGTCGGCCATGCGGACGGTCGGGGCGACCGCCTCGTTGGCGCGCTCCATCGACGCCTTGCCGCCCTCGTCCAGGTGTTGGCCCTCGACCCAGAAGTCGAAGCCGTCGTGCACGGTCAGATCGAGCGACGTGCTCGTGACGAGGTCTTGCAGCCGGGGGCTGTCGGCAGTGGCCTTCGGCGCCTGCTCCAGCGGCTGGCCATCGTCCAGTTGCACTGCGGCACGGACGATCTCGGCGAGATCGCGACTCACATCACCGGAAGCGACGACCGACTGCACGCCAATGTAGATGTCACCGTTGTCGCGCTTCATCGCCGGCCAGCTCATCGGCAGCACGGTGGCGAAGGTGAGGTCGTGACTGGTGCCGTCGACCTCGACGGTCACCGGGCTGGTGGCCGAAGGCACGATCTCGCGCAGGGCCACCCATTGGGCCTCGTCAGGGAGGCCCTGGAATGGACGTCCGACGTACGGAGCTGGCTTGATCTTCGGCGGTTTGTCGGCTTTGCGACGGGCGGCTTTCCCCATGATGGGTGAGCCTACTCATCAGTCGCACTCAGTGGGTGCCAGCCCGACGGTGGGCTTCGCCACTCGCTGTGCACACCCTCTCGGGTGGGTCAGACCCGACGGCGCGAGGGACCACCCATGGCCGCCCAGACGGTGGTGCGTCCGTCGTCGTCGTTGACGCCCCACTCGTGCGCGAGGGCCCGGACGATGCGCAGGCCGCGGCCGCTGTTGGCCCACGGCGTCTGCGGCTTGGGCTGCGGCGAACGCTCGCCGCCACCGTCGCTGACCTCCACCTCGATGCGCGGCGGGCGCACCTTCCAGTGCACGCGGATCGTGCCGTCCGGCAGCGGGCGTCCGTGCAGGATGGCGTTGGCCACGAGTTCGGAGACGACCGTCTCGGTCTCCTCCCGGACGTCCTCGGGGACGAGCGACTCGGCGAGATCGGTGCGCAGCACACGGCGCACCTCCGGCACTGAATCGGTGGTGAAGGCCAGGCGCTGGGTGCGCACCCAGGAGTCGGCGGTCGAGGAGTCGCTCTCGGTCATGGGCTGCACCTTATCCGCTTGCCGCATCAACCAACTGGCGCACCGCCGCGGGCCGGTTGGTGATGATCGCGTCCACCCCGAGATCGAGGCACAGCTGCACGTCCTGCTCGGAGTCGACGGTCCACACGTGCACCCGGTTGCCCTGGTCGTGGTGCCGCTGCACGAACTTCGGATCACGCCTCAGGATGTTGATGCCGGGGCCAGCGATCTGGACGTTTGCGGGGAGGCTCGTGCGGAAGCGCGGCAGCTGCACTGATTCGATCAACTGCACCCGCTCCAGCTGTGGT
It encodes the following:
- a CDS encoding ATP-binding protein; protein product: MTESDSSTADSWVRTQRLAFTTDSVPEVRRVLRTDLAESLVPEDVREETETVVSELVANAILHGRPLPDGTIRVHWKVRPPRIEVEVSDGGGERSPQPKPQTPWANSGRGLRIVRALAHEWGVNDDDGRTTVWAAMGGPSRRRV
- a CDS encoding DUF5926 family protein — its product is MGKAARRKADKPPKIKPAPYVGRPFQGLPDEAQWVALREIVPSATSPVTVEVDGTSHDLTFATVLPMSWPAMKRDNGDIYIGVQSVVASGDVSRDLAEIVRAAVQLDDGQPLEQAPKATADSPRLQDLVTSTSLDLTVHDGFDFWVEGQHLDEGGKASMERANEAVAPTVRMADVPSAYWVRIGERTYVRWILDVDENKATDALARLHAAGESTLGDGRLLGAFRAYGLLVPVWEVPADTEAGDHGAAMKQLADRFTAAYENDEPLTTEERRARNGVVSRQITLR